Proteins encoded in a region of the Plasmodium falciparum 3D7 genome assembly, chromosome: 1 genome:
- a CDS encoding stevor has protein sequence MNMYYLKMILFTFLINTLVLPHYENYLNNHYNVSLIQSKTKRTTIKSRLLAQTQIRNPHYHNDPELKEIIDKMNEEAIKKYQNTHHPYKQLKEVVEKNVTKHVGGNDTEPMSTLEKELLETYEEMFGNERDIMLKSGMYQNDDDGSDDSSTCECTDTNNSELAKTKGKDKYLKHLKHRCTHGIGYCSIGSTFLTLIGLALAKKAAFDTLNVTFHGVSYSKCASSISIFNMLDGPSMFAGGTACSADLTGNAAFAAMGALYPWGIAALVLLILAIILIILYIWLYRRRKNSWKHECKKHLCR, from the exons atgaatatgtatTATCTTAAAATGATATTGTTtacctttttaataaatacattagTATTACCACATTat gagAATTATCTAAATAACCATTATAATGTAAGTCTCATTCAAAGCAAGACCAAAAGAACAACGATAAAATCAAGACTTTTAGCACAAACCCAAATCCGTAATCCGCATTATCATAATGATCCAGAACTCAAAGAAATAATTGATAAAATGAACGAGGAAGCAATTAAAAAATACCAAAACACTCATCATCCATATAAACAATTAAAAGAAGTAGTAGAAAAAAACGTAACAAAACATGTAGGTGGTAATGATACAGAACCTATGTCAACGctagaaaaagaattattggAAACATATGAAGAAATGTTTGGTAACGAAAGAGACATTATGTTAAAATCGGGTATGTACcaaaatgatgatgacgGATCAGATGATTCATCAACATGTGAATGTACAGACACTAATAATTCAGAACTAGCTAAAACAAAAGGGAAAGATAAGTATTTAAAACATCTAAAACACAGATGTACCCATGGTATAGGTTATTGCTCAATAGGTAGTACATTCTTAACATTGATAGGTTTGGCATTGGCAAAAAAGGCTGCCTTTGATACCTTGAATGTTACTTTCCATGGAGTATCGTATAGTAAATGCGCATCCTCTATctctatatttaatatgcTTGATGGTCCATCTATGTTTGCAGGCGGTACAGCATGTTCTGCTGATTTAACAGGAAATGCTGCTTTTGCTGCTATGGGCGCATTATATCCATGGGGTATTGCAGCTTTGGTTCTACTTATATTAGCTATTATACTTATAATCCTATATATATGGTTAtatagaagaagaaaaaattcaTGGAAACATGAATGCAAGAAACATTTATGTAGGTAA